The Desulfotignum phosphitoxidans DSM 13687 genome has a window encoding:
- a CDS encoding type II toxin-antitoxin system VapC family toxin, whose translation MLSRNLRMDNFVTDTQALVKFMMGKKVINDRSFKAYQSADKGLAIIIIPAVVLMEILYLFEKNRIDVGLLHTKELIKSQNYQFEPLSFDILMTASSINDIPELHDRLIAATAKYLGLPLITNDPVIKKSEHVEILE comes from the coding sequence ATGTTGAGCAGGAATTTGAGAATGGATAATTTTGTCACCGACACCCAGGCACTTGTCAAATTCATGATGGGAAAAAAGGTCATAAACGACCGCTCCTTTAAAGCCTACCAGTCTGCAGATAAAGGACTGGCCATCATCATTATACCGGCAGTTGTTTTAATGGAGATACTTTATCTCTTTGAAAAAAACAGGATAGACGTGGGTTTGCTGCATACCAAAGAACTGATAAAAAGCCAGAATTACCAGTTTGAACCTTTAAGTTTTGACATCCTCATGACCGCTTCGAGTATCAACGATATTCCGGAACTGCATGACCGTTTGATTGCCGCAACCGCCAAATATCTTGGACTTCCCCTGATCACTAATGATCCGGTGATCAAAAAATCTGAACACGTTGAGATTTTAGAATAA